The Flavobacterium psychrophilum genome includes a region encoding these proteins:
- a CDS encoding GCN5 family acetyltransferase has translation MEAVFKPIEAQDIPVVIAMMEEFYAIDNYPIDADVSRGLMHEFLENDSLGRGWVILKENEPVGYVIMTFVFSFEYKGRIAFLDELFISEKARGLGFGKQALDFVTKQARSLSVKIIYLEIEGHNTVAQKLYLSKGYEIHNRGLMKLMVK, from the coding sequence ATGGAAGCTGTGTTTAAACCTATAGAAGCCCAAGATATTCCGGTAGTGATCGCTATGATGGAAGAATTTTACGCGATAGATAATTATCCGATTGATGCTGATGTATCACGCGGACTTATGCATGAATTTCTTGAGAATGATTCTTTGGGAAGGGGATGGGTTATATTAAAAGAAAATGAGCCTGTTGGATATGTGATAATGACGTTTGTATTCTCGTTTGAATACAAAGGTAGAATTGCTTTTCTGGATGAATTATTTATTTCAGAAAAGGCACGCGGACTCGGTTTTGGAAAGCAGGCACTAGATTTTGTAACCAAACAAGCCAGGTCTTTATCGGTAAAGATAATTTACCTTGAAATAGAAGGACATAATACTGTAGCCCAAAAGCTATACCTCTCTAAAGGATATGAAATACATAACCGTGGGCTGATGAAGCTTATGGTGAAGTAA
- a CDS encoding transcriptional regulator, with the protein MKLLIVEDEPNLLSILRKGLAEKNYEVSAALDGTTALSMLAASTFDVVVLDVMLPDINGIEICRRLRAAGNYVPILMLTALDSSDNVVTGLNAGADDYMAKPFKFTELEARINALARRAQQEHRPPEVITIEDLEIDRLSKTVKRGDDVISLTAKEFKLLYYLAKNSGMILSREKILDNVWNINFDMNTNVVDVYINYLRKKIDKPYETKLIHTIKGLGYVVKT; encoded by the coding sequence ATGAAACTATTAATTGTAGAAGACGAGCCCAACCTGCTTTCCATTTTAAGAAAAGGACTGGCAGAAAAAAACTATGAGGTAAGTGCCGCACTGGATGGCACTACTGCGCTTTCTATGCTGGCAGCGTCCACTTTTGATGTCGTCGTATTGGATGTTATGCTGCCCGATATTAATGGTATAGAAATTTGCCGCCGACTTCGTGCCGCAGGAAATTATGTACCCATACTTATGCTAACCGCGCTTGACAGCAGCGATAACGTGGTTACAGGCCTTAACGCAGGTGCCGATGACTACATGGCAAAACCCTTTAAATTTACCGAGCTTGAAGCCCGTATAAATGCACTGGCCCGCCGTGCACAGCAGGAACACCGTCCGCCCGAAGTTATTACTATAGAAGACCTCGAAATAGACCGACTTTCTAAAACCGTAAAACGCGGCGACGATGTTATTTCGCTTACCGCAAAAGAATTTAAGCTACTGTATTATTTAGCCAAAAATTCGGGGATGATACTATCCCGTGAAAAAATATTGGACAACGTGTGGAATATAAATTTCGACATGAATACCAATGTAGTAGATGTATATATTAACTACCTGCGCAAAAAAATAGATAAACCCTACGAAACCAAACTCATCCATACCATTAAAGGCCTGGGTTACGTGGTAAAAACATAA
- a CDS encoding transcriptional regulator gives MKKIQMVDLKSQYDQIKDTVNASIQEVLDTTAYINGPQVHSFQKNLETYLDAKHVIPCANGTDALQIAMMGLDLKPGDEVITADFTFAATVEVIALLQLTPVLVDVEPDTFNISVEAIKKAITPKTKAIVPVHLFGQAADMEAIMALATEHNLYVIEDNAQAIGADYKYADGSKKKAGVIGHVASTSFFPSKNLGCYGDGGAIFTNDDDLAHKLRGIVNHGMYVRYHHDVVGVNSRLDSIQAAVLNAKLPNLDTYNDARQTAAQKYSDALAGHANIVTPVIKGDRDSHVFHQYTLRILNADRDGLMQHLLDKGIPCAIYYPIPLHSQKAYADARYNEADFPVTNQLVKEVISLPMHTELDDEQIKFITDSILEFLK, from the coding sequence ATGAAGAAAATCCAAATGGTTGACCTGAAAAGTCAGTACGACCAGATTAAAGATACAGTAAATGCTTCCATTCAGGAAGTTTTAGATACCACAGCATATATTAACGGACCACAGGTACACAGTTTCCAGAAAAACCTTGAAACCTATCTTGATGCAAAACACGTAATTCCGTGTGCAAACGGAACCGATGCGCTTCAGATTGCTATGATGGGCCTTGACCTTAAACCGGGCGATGAGGTTATTACAGCCGACTTTACTTTTGCTGCTACCGTTGAGGTTATTGCGTTGCTTCAGCTTACTCCGGTTTTAGTTGATGTTGAGCCGGATACTTTCAACATTTCTGTTGAAGCGATCAAAAAAGCTATAACGCCAAAAACAAAAGCAATTGTTCCCGTTCACCTTTTTGGGCAGGCTGCCGATATGGAAGCTATTATGGCACTTGCCACAGAGCACAACCTTTATGTTATTGAAGATAACGCACAGGCTATTGGTGCCGATTATAAATATGCAGATGGTTCTAAGAAAAAAGCAGGTGTTATAGGCCATGTGGCTTCAACCTCTTTCTTTCCATCTAAAAACCTTGGCTGCTATGGCGATGGTGGTGCAATTTTTACAAATGATGATGATCTTGCACACAAACTTAGAGGTATTGTAAACCACGGTATGTATGTTCGCTACCACCACGATGTTGTAGGCGTTAACTCGAGGTTAGACAGTATTCAGGCAGCAGTGCTTAATGCAAAACTTCCAAACCTTGATACTTATAACGACGCAAGGCAAACAGCTGCCCAGAAATATAGTGATGCTCTTGCAGGCCACGCTAACATTGTTACTCCGGTAATTAAAGGCGACAGGGACAGCCACGTGTTCCACCAGTATACATTACGTATACTTAATGCTGACAGGGACGGACTTATGCAGCACCTTCTAGACAAAGGTATTCCGTGTGCTATTTATTACCCTATTCCGCTTCACAGTCAGAAGGCATACGCCGATGCACGTTACAACGAGGCTGATTTTCCGGTTACCAATCAATTGGTAAAAGAAGTTATATCGCTGCCAATGCACACTGAACTGGATGATGAGCAGATTAAATTTATTACCGACAGCATTTTAGAGTTTCTGAAATAA
- a CDS encoding cyclic nucleotide-binding protein, which produces MFDAIVTHIRKHVSLTDAEADVLTSLLTVRDVKKKEHLLESGTVCHENYFILNGCFRMYLITTKGVQQVIQFGIEDWWITDYASYKSGLPSGYCIQATEKATVIVLDKKDEEEMFSKLPQMERYFRHVAEKAYSAQLMRIHYIFNLTGEEQYHLMNKKYPWFVQRVPQYMLASFLGITPEFLSKLRAKKE; this is translated from the coding sequence ATGTTCGATGCAATTGTTACACATATACGAAAACATGTTAGCCTTACCGATGCCGAAGCCGATGTCTTAACCTCATTGCTTACGGTAAGGGATGTAAAAAAGAAAGAGCATTTGCTTGAAAGCGGGACGGTATGCCATGAGAATTATTTTATATTAAACGGCTGCTTCAGGATGTACCTCATCACTACCAAAGGCGTACAGCAGGTGATACAATTCGGAATCGAAGACTGGTGGATAACAGACTACGCCAGTTATAAAAGCGGGCTTCCATCTGGTTATTGTATACAGGCTACAGAGAAAGCCACAGTTATTGTTCTTGATAAAAAGGATGAGGAAGAAATGTTTTCAAAGCTTCCGCAGATGGAACGTTACTTTAGGCATGTGGCAGAAAAGGCCTATTCGGCTCAGCTAATGCGTATTCATTATATTTTTAACCTTACGGGAGAGGAGCAGTACCATCTCATGAATAAAAAGTATCCGTGGTTTGTGCAGCGTGTGCCTCAATATATGCTGGCTTCTTTTTTAGGCATTACGCCCGAATTTTTAAGTAAGCTCCGCGCTAAAAAAGAATAA
- a CDS encoding 3-deoxy-D-manno-octulosonic acid transferase: MFFLYNILTLIAKSVLNIVALFSPKIRLFVDGRKTVFATLQEKIKPGDKTIWFHAASLGEYEQGLPVMEKVRALHPDHKIVVTFFSPSGYEVRKNATTADVIVYLPMDTIANAKKFVAMVNPQKVFFIKYEFWPNYLNELKKADVPVYLISGLFRESQMFFKWYGGFYRKALKTFTHFFVQYESSKMLLHKIGFTNVTISGDTRYDRVSEILERDNTLSFIEEFKNDKVTVVFGSSWPKDEAMFADFINTAVDTKFIIAPHTIGADHIADIKNSLSKKVVLFSEKEGKNLAEYDVLIINIIGILTKIYSYADVAYVGGGFGTAGLHNILEPAAFGVPIIIGPNHQKFPEAVALVSMGGCLAVKDKAEMNDALSSLVYNDDYRWETGHVADTFVRMNRGAVNIILKNIED; this comes from the coding sequence ATGTTTTTTCTATATAACATCCTTACTCTAATTGCCAAATCTGTACTGAATATAGTAGCACTTTTTAGCCCCAAGATCAGGCTTTTTGTTGATGGCAGAAAGACAGTTTTTGCCACTTTACAAGAAAAAATTAAACCGGGTGATAAGACTATTTGGTTTCACGCTGCATCGCTTGGCGAATATGAACAGGGGCTTCCGGTTATGGAAAAAGTCAGGGCACTGCACCCCGATCATAAAATTGTAGTTACCTTTTTTTCGCCTTCGGGATACGAGGTGCGTAAAAATGCCACCACTGCCGACGTAATTGTATACCTGCCAATGGATACCATTGCCAACGCCAAAAAGTTTGTGGCAATGGTAAATCCGCAAAAGGTGTTTTTTATTAAGTATGAGTTCTGGCCTAACTATCTTAATGAGCTTAAAAAAGCAGATGTCCCTGTGTATCTTATTTCGGGACTGTTCAGGGAAAGCCAGATGTTCTTTAAGTGGTACGGCGGTTTTTACAGAAAGGCGTTAAAAACATTCACACACTTTTTTGTGCAGTATGAAAGTTCTAAAATGCTGCTGCATAAAATTGGATTTACGAATGTAACTATAAGCGGCGATACCCGTTACGACCGTGTTAGCGAAATATTGGAACGCGATAACACCCTGTCATTTATTGAAGAATTTAAAAATGATAAAGTAACCGTTGTATTTGGTAGTTCATGGCCCAAAGATGAAGCGATGTTTGCCGATTTTATAAATACAGCAGTCGATACAAAATTCATTATTGCGCCACATACCATTGGAGCAGATCATATTGCTGATATCAAAAATAGCCTGAGTAAAAAAGTGGTACTGTTCTCTGAAAAAGAAGGTAAAAACCTTGCAGAATATGATGTGCTTATTATCAACATTATTGGGATACTGACCAAAATTTACAGCTACGCCGATGTGGCTTATGTTGGCGGCGGTTTTGGTACTGCCGGTCTGCACAATATATTAGAACCCGCTGCTTTTGGTGTGCCAATCATTATTGGGCCTAATCACCAGAAATTCCCCGAGGCTGTGGCTTTGGTAAGTATGGGAGGCTGCCTTGCAGTGAAAGATAAAGCTGAAATGAATGATGCCCTTTCATCGCTTGTGTATAACGACGATTATAGATGGGAAACTGGCCACGTAGCCGATACTTTTGTGCGCATGAACCGTGGTGCTGTAAATATTATACTTAAAAATATTGAAGACTAA
- a CDS encoding ACP S-malonyltransferase gives MKAYVFPGQGAQFTGMGKDLYEKSAQAKELFEKANEILGFRITDIMFEGTAEELKETKVTQPAVFLHSVILAKTLGDDFKPEMVAGHSLGEFSALVAAGALTFEDGLKLVSQRALAMQKACEITPSTMAAVLGLEDKVVEDVCATIDGVVVPANYNCPGQLVISGETAAVEKACVAMKEAGAKRALILPVGGAFHSPMMEPAREELAAAIEKTTFSTPVCPVYQNVPASAVTSPDEIKQNLIIQLTAPVKWTQSVQNMVADGATLFTEVGPGNVLQGLVKKIAPEAQTAAAVLS, from the coding sequence ATGAAAGCATATGTATTTCCGGGACAAGGTGCCCAGTTTACAGGAATGGGCAAAGACCTTTACGAAAAATCGGCCCAGGCAAAAGAACTATTTGAAAAAGCGAACGAAATTTTAGGTTTCCGCATTACCGATATTATGTTTGAAGGCACTGCCGAAGAACTAAAAGAAACCAAAGTTACTCAGCCGGCAGTATTTTTACATTCGGTTATACTGGCAAAAACTTTAGGTGACGATTTTAAGCCCGAGATGGTAGCCGGACACTCATTAGGCGAATTCTCTGCACTTGTTGCTGCAGGCGCACTTACTTTTGAAGACGGATTAAAACTGGTATCGCAACGTGCCCTTGCTATGCAAAAAGCATGTGAGATAACGCCATCTACAATGGCTGCAGTACTAGGCCTTGAAGATAAAGTAGTGGAAGATGTATGTGCAACTATTGATGGCGTTGTTGTACCGGCAAACTATAACTGCCCGGGTCAGCTTGTAATTTCGGGAGAAACTGCAGCCGTTGAAAAAGCATGTGTTGCCATGAAAGAAGCAGGTGCAAAACGTGCTCTTATATTACCGGTAGGTGGTGCTTTTCACTCACCAATGATGGAACCTGCACGCGAAGAACTTGCAGCAGCTATAGAAAAAACAACATTCAGCACACCGGTTTGCCCTGTGTACCAAAACGTGCCTGCAAGCGCGGTTACATCTCCGGACGAAATTAAACAAAACCTGATCATACAGCTTACTGCTCCTGTAAAATGGACACAGTCTGTTCAGAACATGGTTGCCGATGGCGCTACATTGTTTACAGAAGTTGGCCCGGGTAATGTACTACAGGGGCTTGTAAAGAAAATTGCTCCTGAAGCACAGACAGCAGCTGCAGTTTTAAGTTAG
- a CDS encoding histidine kinase, which translates to MQIRRKIIVTYITLSGLSTLLLCVVVFFLFKQNNQYYFLKRLQDRAKIVASIHYQNDPEKARYYRELKKHGLEELIDENDFVLKVNGANSFEYNTALHLPHEFYEEAMKTGTSWVMQEEHRYYYAQIFEENGLKYMVIVTAKDRRGNTSTIYITRIMLFGGIGFIILAYFFGRFLARRVINPVSRITKEVKRISASNLHNRLPLPGLDDSDEITDLTKTFNDMLDRLETSFEIQANFINNASHELKTPITTILAETEIALLKERDPEEYTIALESISRQASRLSNLTESLLKLTQTGYDGTKQVQDITRIDELLMDVKCDLDRLYPNNRISIKLNDMPEDENLLMLPCNRPLLELAIGNIISNGVKYSDNEEVFVSLTADTKDIKIVITDIGIGIPPEDIPYLYEPFFRGKKASRYTGYGLGLPLAMKIIRMHSGELIIQSEPDKGTVVSIVFHKDKIKKSNVKS; encoded by the coding sequence ATGCAGATAAGAAGAAAAATAATTGTCACCTACATTACGCTTTCGGGCCTCAGTACACTCTTGCTGTGTGTTGTGGTGTTTTTTCTTTTTAAGCAGAACAACCAATACTATTTCCTGAAACGCCTTCAGGACAGGGCAAAGATCGTTGCTTCAATACACTACCAGAACGATCCTGAAAAAGCCCGTTACTATCGCGAGCTTAAAAAACACGGACTGGAAGAGCTTATAGACGAAAACGACTTTGTACTTAAGGTTAACGGTGCTAATTCTTTTGAATACAATACCGCGCTGCACCTACCTCATGAATTTTATGAGGAAGCCATGAAAACAGGAACCTCCTGGGTGATGCAGGAAGAACACCGTTATTATTACGCGCAGATCTTTGAAGAGAACGGACTTAAATACATGGTAATTGTAACCGCAAAAGACCGACGTGGTAATACAAGTACCATATATATAACCCGTATTATGCTTTTTGGTGGTATAGGCTTTATAATCCTAGCCTATTTTTTTGGACGCTTTTTGGCAAGGAGGGTTATCAATCCCGTTTCAAGGATCACTAAAGAAGTAAAACGCATTAGTGCTTCTAACCTGCATAATCGCCTTCCGCTTCCAGGACTGGATGATTCTGATGAAATTACCGACCTGACCAAGACTTTTAACGATATGCTCGACAGGCTGGAAACTTCGTTTGAAATTCAGGCGAATTTTATCAATAATGCTTCACATGAGTTAAAGACACCAATTACGACGATTCTTGCGGAAACCGAGATTGCACTTCTTAAAGAGCGTGACCCCGAGGAATATACTATTGCATTAGAGAGCATCAGCAGGCAGGCATCGCGCCTCAGCAATTTAACCGAAAGTTTATTAAAGCTTACACAGACTGGTTACGATGGCACGAAACAGGTTCAGGATATTACACGCATAGACGAATTGCTTATGGATGTAAAATGCGACCTTGACAGGCTTTACCCTAACAACCGCATAAGCATTAAACTTAATGATATGCCTGAAGATGAGAATCTGCTTATGCTGCCCTGCAACAGGCCTTTACTGGAACTTGCTATTGGCAATATTATTAGCAATGGCGTAAAATATTCAGACAATGAAGAGGTTTTTGTTTCGCTTACCGCAGATACAAAAGATATTAAAATTGTTATTACCGATATAGGTATTGGCATTCCGCCCGAAGACATTCCATATCTTTATGAACCTTTTTTCCGTGGCAAAAAAGCATCACGCTACACAGGCTATGGTTTAGGTTTACCTCTCGCTATGAAAATTATACGAATGCATAGTGGTGAATTGATTATTCAGTCGGAACCCGACAAGGGAACCGTGGTAAGTATTGTCTTTCATAAAGATAAGATTAAAAAATCTAATGTAAAATCTTAG
- a CDS encoding peptidase S46 — protein sequence MRLLRLLVLLLVLPAYAQQGGMWIPSLLKGMNEKEMKSLGMKMTAADIYDVNNSSLKDAVPQFNGGCTSEVISSKGLLLTNHHCGFGEIQSHSTVDHDYLANGFWAMSLAEELPNPDLEVTFIVRIEDVTSQVLEGVVTLTNEKDKQKKIQENITRLTNTLPKESWQGNSIRTFYEGNQYMRFVTETFEDVRLVGAPPSSIGKFGSDTDNWVWPRHTGDFSLFRIYAGKDNKPAKYSKDNVPYTPKHFFPVSIDGVKENDFTLVFGYPGRTTEYLPAVAVDQIVNSLNPAKIEIREAALKVADGFMRKDQAIKIQYAAKYASIANYWKKWIGETLGLKKTNAIAIKRAFEKDFLAKVAKAGKQAEYGNLIADFEKNYTEIAPYALSRDYFTEVALRNTELLTVGYRLYQLEQIFNARGEQSFNDRRNNTIASLEETYKDFNKNVDEKIFEQLIELYATKSPKQFLPKELNTTDFKGMTTEVYGQSKLTSYSGVKALLEGDAKTVIARLNQDKGYKLIKAMTDAYLANVAPKHDEINLRIAALQRTYMKGILELSPKDARIFPDANSTLRVTYGKVNGYEPKDATYYKPVTYLDGVMEKYVPGDYEFDVPQKLIDLYNAKDYGPYADKGKMPVCFIGTNHTTGGNSGSPAIDAKGNLIGLNFDRVWEGTMSDIHYDPSICRNIMVDMRYVLFIIDKYAGAKHLVDEMKVVGK from the coding sequence ATGAGATTATTACGACTGCTTGTCTTATTACTTGTCCTGCCTGCCTATGCGCAGCAAGGCGGTATGTGGATACCTTCCCTGCTTAAGGGAATGAATGAAAAAGAAATGAAAAGCCTGGGCATGAAAATGACCGCTGCCGACATTTATGATGTAAACAATTCGAGCCTTAAAGATGCTGTACCGCAATTTAACGGCGGGTGTACATCGGAGGTTATCTCTTCAAAAGGATTATTGCTTACCAACCACCACTGTGGTTTTGGCGAGATACAATCCCATTCTACTGTAGACCACGATTACCTTGCTAACGGATTTTGGGCGATGAGCCTTGCCGAAGAGCTGCCAAACCCGGATCTTGAGGTTACTTTTATTGTACGAATTGAAGATGTAACCAGCCAGGTTCTTGAAGGCGTGGTTACACTTACAAACGAAAAAGACAAACAGAAAAAAATACAGGAAAACATTACGCGCCTTACCAACACGCTTCCTAAAGAATCGTGGCAGGGTAACAGCATACGTACATTTTACGAAGGCAACCAGTACATGCGTTTTGTGACCGAAACTTTTGAAGACGTTCGCCTTGTAGGTGCACCGCCATCATCAATTGGTAAATTCGGATCGGATACCGACAACTGGGTTTGGCCAAGGCATACAGGCGATTTTTCGCTTTTCCGCATCTATGCGGGTAAAGACAACAAACCGGCAAAATATTCTAAAGACAACGTGCCGTATACTCCAAAACACTTCTTCCCTGTATCTATAGACGGTGTTAAAGAGAATGATTTTACACTTGTATTTGGTTACCCGGGCAGGACTACAGAGTACCTTCCTGCTGTTGCGGTAGACCAGATCGTGAACAGCCTTAACCCGGCTAAAATAGAGATCAGGGAAGCGGCCCTTAAAGTTGCCGACGGCTTTATGCGTAAAGACCAGGCCATTAAAATTCAGTATGCTGCCAAATATGCAAGCATTGCCAACTACTGGAAAAAATGGATAGGCGAAACACTGGGCCTTAAAAAAACAAATGCTATTGCTATAAAAAGAGCATTCGAAAAAGATTTCCTTGCTAAAGTCGCCAAAGCCGGCAAACAGGCAGAGTACGGAAACCTGATCGCTGATTTCGAAAAGAATTATACCGAGATTGCACCCTATGCATTAAGCAGGGATTACTTTACCGAAGTTGCCCTTCGTAATACAGAACTTCTTACGGTAGGTTATAGGTTATACCAGTTGGAGCAAATCTTCAATGCACGTGGCGAGCAATCATTTAACGACAGGCGTAACAACACTATTGCCAGCCTTGAAGAAACGTATAAGGATTTCAACAAAAATGTTGATGAAAAAATATTCGAGCAGCTTATAGAACTTTACGCTACCAAATCACCTAAGCAGTTTCTTCCGAAAGAGCTGAACACCACTGATTTTAAAGGAATGACTACCGAAGTATACGGACAGTCTAAACTAACTTCATACAGCGGTGTAAAAGCATTGCTTGAAGGCGATGCAAAAACCGTTATTGCACGCCTTAACCAGGATAAAGGCTATAAGCTTATAAAAGCTATGACCGATGCCTATCTGGCAAACGTTGCGCCTAAACATGATGAGATCAATTTAAGGATCGCTGCTTTACAGCGTACGTATATGAAAGGCATATTAGAACTGAGCCCGAAAGATGCACGCATTTTCCCCGATGCTAACAGCACCCTGCGTGTTACATACGGTAAGGTAAATGGCTATGAGCCTAAAGATGCTACGTACTACAAGCCTGTTACCTACCTTGATGGTGTGATGGAAAAATATGTGCCGGGCGATTATGAATTTGATGTGCCTCAAAAGCTGATAGACCTTTACAATGCTAAAGATTATGGTCCTTATGCCGACAAAGGCAAAATGCCTGTCTGCTTTATTGGTACTAACCATACTACCGGCGGTAACTCAGGAAGCCCTGCTATAGACGCAAAAGGAAACCTTATAGGTTTAAACTTTGACCGTGTTTGGGAAGGAACGATGAGCGACATTCATTACGACCCGTCTATTTGCCGTAACATTATGGTAGATATGCGCTATGTTTTATTTATAATAGATAAGTATGCCGGGGCAAAACACTTGGTAGACGAGATGAAAGTTGTAGGTAAATAA
- a CDS encoding UDP-galactose-4-epimerase codes for MKILVTGGLGFIGSHTVVELQNEGFDVVVIDDLSNSSIDVLKGIEAITGKKPDFEQIDLREKASVKEFFKKYSDVSGIIHFAASKAVGESVENPLLYYENNLGTLVYLLQEMQSKPQAHFIFSSSCTVYGQAETMPITENAPIQPAMSPYGNTKQIGEEIIKDVANVSGINAILLRYFNPVGAHESVNIGELPKGTPQNLVPFITQTAMGLRKELSVFGDDYPTADGTCVRDYIHVVDLAKAHVTALQRLVKKANLEKVEVFNLGTGTGSSVLEVINAFEKVSGQKLNYKIVDKRPGDVTEAYADTEKANNVLGWKSQLSLEDALASAWKWEQKIRS; via the coding sequence ATGAAAATTCTTGTAACAGGCGGCCTTGGCTTTATCGGTTCGCACACTGTAGTTGAGCTTCAGAACGAAGGCTTTGACGTAGTTGTGATCGACGACCTTTCGAACTCTTCTATTGATGTTCTTAAAGGCATTGAAGCTATTACAGGCAAAAAACCTGATTTTGAACAAATAGACCTTCGCGAGAAAGCGAGCGTTAAGGAGTTCTTTAAAAAATACAGCGATGTATCGGGTATAATTCACTTTGCAGCGTCTAAAGCTGTGGGAGAAAGTGTTGAAAACCCATTATTATATTACGAAAACAACCTTGGCACATTAGTGTACTTATTACAGGAAATGCAAAGCAAACCTCAAGCACACTTTATATTCAGTTCGTCATGTACCGTTTACGGACAAGCCGAAACAATGCCAATTACAGAAAATGCACCGATACAGCCTGCTATGTCTCCGTACGGAAACACGAAACAGATTGGAGAGGAAATCATAAAAGATGTAGCCAATGTAAGCGGCATTAACGCAATACTTTTACGCTACTTTAACCCCGTTGGGGCTCATGAGTCGGTAAACATTGGTGAGCTGCCAAAAGGCACTCCTCAAAACCTGGTACCGTTTATTACGCAAACAGCAATGGGATTACGCAAAGAACTATCTGTTTTTGGTGACGACTACCCAACAGCAGACGGTACATGTGTTCGTGATTACATTCACGTGGTAGATCTTGCCAAAGCACACGTAACAGCATTACAGCGACTGGTTAAAAAAGCTAACCTTGAAAAAGTGGAGGTATTTAACCTGGGAACTGGTACGGGAAGCTCTGTTCTTGAAGTTATTAATGCTTTTGAGAAAGTAAGCGGTCAGAAACTTAACTACAAAATTGTAGACAAACGCCCCGGTGACGTTACAGAAGCTTATGCCGATACCGAAAAAGCAAACAATGTATTAGGTTGGAAATCTCAGCTTTCTTTAGAAGATGCTCTTGCTTCTGCATGGAAATGGGAGCAAAAAATAAGGAGCTAG